From a single Pseudoalteromonas nigrifaciens genomic region:
- a CDS encoding L-cystine transporter, with amino-acid sequence MSLAVLLMLALFVGLLFAIYLFSQKSKTLSRTVLFGLVLGSAFGLALQFLFAEQPQVINHVLSWVAVVGKGYVGLLKMVIMPLVLVFMIAAVVKLENQGSLGKISFVSISILLVTTALAALVGIAVTYGFNLSVEGLVAGTREAAQMTTLESKAANVANLNVPQMLLSFIPENPFADLSNTRSTSIIAVVIFGVLIGIAARKVMLERSELTAPIRTGVNALQATVMSLVKMVIALTPYGVAGLMANVVANSSGNDILNLLAFIIASYVAILLMFVVHGILLSLVGVSPKHYFTKIWPVMTFAFSSRSSAASIPMNIDTQVNQLKVPPAIANLSASFGATIGQNGCAGIYPAMLAMMVAPSVGIDPMTFEFILPLIGIVVISSFGIAGVGGGATFAALVVLPTMGLPIEIVALLISIEPLIDMARTALNVSGSITSGVITSKIMKTPQQD; translated from the coding sequence ATGTCGCTTGCTGTACTATTAATGCTGGCATTGTTTGTTGGTCTGTTATTCGCGATTTATCTTTTTTCGCAAAAAAGTAAAACGTTATCACGCACCGTTTTATTTGGCCTAGTACTGGGCAGTGCTTTTGGTTTGGCTTTACAGTTTTTATTTGCCGAACAACCCCAAGTTATTAACCATGTTTTAAGTTGGGTTGCCGTCGTTGGTAAAGGCTATGTTGGGCTATTAAAAATGGTCATTATGCCTTTGGTATTAGTGTTTATGATTGCCGCGGTAGTCAAACTTGAAAACCAAGGCTCTTTAGGTAAGATTTCATTTGTAAGTATTTCTATTTTACTGGTTACCACAGCCCTTGCTGCATTGGTTGGTATTGCGGTTACTTATGGCTTTAACTTAAGCGTAGAAGGATTAGTGGCCGGCACTCGTGAAGCGGCACAAATGACTACTTTAGAGAGTAAAGCGGCTAATGTTGCTAACTTAAATGTGCCACAAATGTTGCTTAGCTTTATTCCAGAAAACCCATTTGCCGATTTAAGTAATACACGTTCAACCTCTATTATTGCCGTCGTTATTTTTGGCGTGTTAATAGGCATTGCAGCACGTAAAGTAATGCTAGAGCGCAGCGAACTTACAGCGCCTATTCGTACTGGTGTAAACGCTTTACAAGCCACTGTAATGAGCTTAGTTAAAATGGTTATAGCTTTAACGCCTTACGGTGTTGCAGGATTAATGGCGAATGTAGTCGCAAACTCAAGTGGTAACGACATTCTTAATTTATTGGCGTTTATTATCGCCTCTTATGTCGCTATTTTATTAATGTTTGTTGTGCACGGCATACTGTTAAGCCTAGTTGGGGTTAGTCCAAAACATTATTTTACTAAGATTTGGCCAGTAATGACCTTTGCTTTTAGTTCGCGCAGTTCAGCGGCATCAATTCCAATGAACATAGATACACAAGTAAACCAACTTAAAGTTCCCCCAGCTATTGCTAATTTATCAGCCTCTTTTGGTGCTACGATTGGACAAAATGGCTGTGCAGGTATTTACCCTGCAATGCTAGCAATGATGGTTGCACCTAGTGTGGGAATAGACCCGATGACTTTTGAGTTTATTCTACCCTTAATAGGTATTGTAGTGATTAGCTCTTTTGGCATTGCCGGTGTAGGCGGCGGCGCAACTTTTGCTGCGCTAGTGGTATTACCAACAATGGGATTACCCATAGAAATTGTTGCGTTACTTATATCAATAGAACCATTAATTGATATGGCACGTACTGCGCTTAATGTGTCAGGCTCTATTACTTCAGGTGTGATCACCAGTAAAATAATGAAAACGCCACAGCAAGACTAA
- a CDS encoding DUF6515 family protein yields the protein MKQIAMKLTAIKLNTINLTVLLAVFLALTILSSNAFANPQNVHNKHYKPGKVIRHIPSNSVSVRFNGAVFNTHNGTYYRKHSRGYREVMPPRGLHIRSLPRYHSRLRHRNNTYYTYQNVYYIAENNGYTVVDTPKIQVNRAIKVNNINSYKLGQFYDSLPTAAEPVTISSVQYFKYDDIYFLPQISGDVIKYLAVKLN from the coding sequence ATGAAACAAATAGCTATGAAACTAACAGCCATAAAGCTAAACACTATTAACTTAACTGTTTTGTTAGCGGTATTTTTAGCACTTACTATACTCTCAAGTAACGCCTTTGCAAATCCGCAAAATGTACACAACAAACACTATAAACCAGGTAAAGTGATACGTCATATTCCTAGTAATAGTGTATCGGTACGTTTTAATGGTGCAGTATTTAATACCCATAATGGCACTTACTATCGTAAACACAGCAGAGGCTATCGAGAGGTAATGCCACCAAGAGGCTTACATATTAGATCACTGCCTAGGTATCACTCACGCTTAAGGCATCGCAATAACACTTATTATACCTATCAAAATGTATATTATATTGCCGAAAATAACGGCTACACGGTAGTCGATACGCCTAAAATACAGGTTAATCGAGCAATCAAAGTAAACAACATCAACAGCTATAAGCTTGGCCAGTTTTACGACTCGCTACCAACGGCAGCAGAGCCCGTAACTATTAGCTCGGTGCAGTACTTTAAATATGATGACATTTATTTTTTACCGCAAATTAGTGGTGATGTAATTAAATATCTCGCTGTTAAACTCAATTAA
- the gss gene encoding bifunctional glutathionylspermidine amidase/synthase, with protein sequence MKTSTPARDFGELLGYAPGNVAVYSSDYDSADESIYPNRSAYRSYLDGIYMGYKWQCVEFARRWMYLNHGYIFDDIAMAYDIFELRSVREVNSQNRLPLQAFKNGAKHHPQVGSLLIWEEGGEFEETGHVAIVVEVHPDKIRLAEQNVGHQTWPQGQNWCRELKAKITKDGDYWIECSYNDATILGWMTQTNQIEHAEPTAEINTDLFTIKSNNIADTGQAAKSWLNIANDDEAAYVDMMQGHKLTSNAEDQHSYFTISHTAQQAIEHATNELHSLFMHATDYVLQHPELLKKFNLPEVVLNKIRQSWDNRLNQLITSRFDFALTPAGLKVYEYNCDSASCYMESGKVQGKWAKHFGVKAGIDAGQDLFKDLVKAWRKSEVKGLVHILQDDDPEEHYHALFMKETITAAGFECKIIIGLNTLSWDVFGNIIDADGNKLNYVWKTWSWETALEQIRDECEADQAQNNNFESQWQAGATPRLADVLLRKNVMVFEPLWTLIPSNKAILPVLWSLFPNHKYLLNTAFELSNELLQTGYVVKPIVGRCGANIQLVDQQQQTIEETAGHFASQEQIYQQLFALPKVDDYFVQICSFTTAGKYSGAGVRVDKSMIINGHSDCMALRIE encoded by the coding sequence ATGAAAACTAGCACTCCAGCTCGTGATTTTGGTGAACTATTAGGTTACGCACCTGGTAATGTTGCTGTTTACTCGTCTGACTATGACTCTGCCGACGAAAGTATTTATCCCAACCGCAGTGCCTATCGCAGTTATTTAGATGGCATTTATATGGGTTATAAATGGCAATGCGTTGAGTTTGCTAGGCGTTGGATGTATCTCAATCATGGTTATATTTTTGATGACATAGCCATGGCTTACGATATTTTTGAGCTACGCTCAGTACGTGAAGTTAATAGCCAAAATAGACTCCCCTTACAGGCATTTAAAAATGGTGCAAAGCATCATCCTCAAGTTGGTAGTTTACTTATTTGGGAAGAAGGTGGCGAGTTTGAAGAAACCGGTCATGTTGCCATTGTAGTAGAAGTTCACCCTGATAAAATTCGTCTTGCTGAGCAGAATGTTGGCCATCAAACATGGCCACAAGGTCAAAATTGGTGCCGCGAGCTTAAAGCTAAAATAACCAAAGATGGCGACTATTGGATTGAATGCTCTTATAACGATGCAACTATTTTAGGCTGGATGACCCAAACTAATCAAATTGAACACGCAGAACCTACAGCTGAAATAAACACAGATTTATTTACAATAAAATCTAACAACATTGCCGATACAGGCCAAGCCGCAAAGTCATGGTTAAATATTGCTAATGATGACGAAGCTGCCTATGTAGATATGATGCAAGGCCACAAGCTTACCTCCAATGCAGAGGATCAACATAGCTACTTTACTATTTCACACACAGCCCAACAAGCCATTGAGCACGCCACCAATGAGCTGCATAGCTTATTTATGCATGCCACCGACTATGTGTTACAGCACCCTGAGCTATTAAAAAAGTTTAATTTACCTGAAGTAGTACTCAATAAAATTCGTCAATCGTGGGATAACCGCTTAAATCAATTGATCACCAGTCGCTTTGACTTTGCACTAACCCCTGCAGGCTTAAAAGTGTATGAATACAATTGCGACTCCGCTTCGTGTTATATGGAAAGCGGTAAAGTTCAGGGTAAGTGGGCAAAGCACTTTGGGGTTAAAGCAGGTATTGATGCAGGGCAAGATTTATTTAAAGACTTAGTAAAAGCGTGGCGAAAAAGTGAAGTAAAAGGTTTAGTGCATATTCTTCAAGATGACGACCCAGAAGAGCATTACCATGCTTTATTTATGAAAGAAACAATTACGGCAGCAGGCTTTGAGTGCAAAATTATTATTGGTTTAAATACTCTGTCTTGGGACGTCTTTGGCAATATAATTGATGCCGATGGCAATAAACTTAATTATGTATGGAAAACCTGGTCGTGGGAAACAGCACTTGAGCAAATTCGTGACGAATGCGAGGCTGATCAAGCTCAAAATAATAATTTTGAGTCGCAATGGCAAGCAGGCGCAACCCCGCGTTTGGCTGATGTATTATTGCGTAAAAATGTCATGGTTTTTGAACCATTATGGACACTAATCCCCAGCAATAAAGCAATCTTACCTGTGCTGTGGAGTTTATTTCCTAATCATAAATATTTGCTTAATACCGCGTTTGAGCTCAGCAATGAATTATTACAAACCGGTTATGTAGTAAAACCTATTGTTGGCCGCTGTGGAGCAAATATTCAACTAGTAGATCAGCAACAACAAACCATTGAGGAAACTGCCGGACATTTTGCATCCCAAGAGCAAATATATCAGCAATTATTTGCGCTACCAAAAGTAGACGATTACTTTGTACAAATATGCAGTTTTACCACAGCAGGAAAATATTCTGGTGCGGGTGTGCGAGTCGATAAAAGCATGATTATTAACGGCCATAGCGACTGTATGGCACTGCGGATTGAATAA
- the dps gene encoding DNA starvation/stationary phase protection protein Dps — protein MSNSNKTAKFTAPGMSNDSAEKTISTLDNRMVALIDLQLTLKHIHWNVVGPNFIGVHEMLDPQVAVVREMTDTIAERIATLGGVPVGTPKSIVDRRTWDEYSIGKALVTEHLSALDNVYSGINSDHRKAIDTLADLDPVSEDMITSQLAELEQFQWFIRAHLESSTGELQK, from the coding sequence ATGAGTAATAGTAACAAAACAGCTAAATTTACCGCTCCAGGTATGAGTAACGATTCAGCAGAAAAAACTATCTCTACACTCGACAATCGTATGGTTGCGCTAATTGACTTACAACTTACCCTTAAACATATTCACTGGAACGTAGTTGGCCCTAATTTTATTGGCGTGCATGAAATGCTAGACCCACAAGTTGCGGTTGTACGCGAAATGACAGACACCATTGCTGAGCGCATCGCAACGCTAGGTGGAGTACCTGTTGGTACGCCAAAATCAATTGTTGATCGCCGTACATGGGACGAGTACTCAATTGGTAAAGCCCTCGTTACCGAGCATTTAAGTGCACTCGATAATGTATATAGCGGTATTAATAGCGATCATCGTAAAGCCATAGATACGCTTGCTGATCTTGATCCGGTTTCTGAGGATATGATCACCAGCCAACTAGCCGAGCTAGAGCAATTTCAATGGTTTATTCGTGCTCACCTTGAATCATCAACAGGTGAACTACAAAAGTAG
- a CDS encoding TonB-dependent receptor yields MKLNRITSSLINKQHKSNPALISAAALILMTSSTLAAQESENTSATADKNIEVIEVKGILNSMKAAAMLKRTDGRIVDAVVAEDIGKLPDNNIAEALQRITGVSINSDFGVGDSVSIRGLPQNRVELNGRSTIGDSRDGISLQDFPSSFLKTVEVVKSPTADMIEGALGGTVSLRTVRPLELDKLTAAMSLDAEYADKTENVAPIFSGSVGNNWDFDEMGTFGAIAMFSYQDREIRQDETSSRVKPQDIVINAQEGNTPSGNAIVRDEHSIEQYVEKRERTAVNLSLQWAPHSGNGMVYLDLSGTKRSGEQAGNSILGVAGSLSTDANTTQDANGVNNYTLTNEFGIPKTYSDFRDTDSFSNALGAEWSLTDSIKISGEVAVASSESIRPDSEFTLRPIEKSTFEASGGVDLVNHLYDGAFSQDGNRLPSIIHSDPTAFTNPQNLALRTFKSEDRKTNNDETAVRFDIEMFEPLSSANWISKVKAGVRATKRDYEYEQYKVEIKDIYKNAINDSDGSLATLWADDYNALFPGSFTTMSHDNSFNQLGHSGQNDLLTFLTYNGLSNPSNTYAQLQQLLAGTNLASTGSLHDNQEFQESAYKNVVEDTAAIYISAYLDFDSVTAIVGARYVTTDLESSVYQNGVKVTGENDYTDFLPSLNVTYNYSDETLFRFAAAKVMRRADFSELSPAFDVNNDRTGATQGAIDLEPYRATQYDLSVEHYFNEGNVLSFALFYKDVKSFLSNESTCVASSTTAALQNVTQWNQVCQLDTAGVSQDNMVYSDATNYPVDADGFNHVAGLRDAGLTGIDTVKNINGENGSVQGFEVGYQQFFTSLPGAFSGLGINANYTYADSEQPNGNPLLDISKNTYNLQVFWEHEGFSTRLAYNYRDGFLSTENEKRVENINSNGSISQDGTVYGNNYRDDRGQLDFSASWDINENFTLVGNATNLTGEPSIYLSELGGAWKYTEADRRYSLGIRAKF; encoded by the coding sequence ATGAAGCTTAATCGAATTACTTCCTCACTAATCAATAAACAACATAAAAGTAATCCTGCACTTATTAGCGCGGCCGCACTTATTTTAATGACATCATCTACTTTAGCTGCACAAGAGTCTGAAAACACCTCAGCCACTGCAGATAAAAACATAGAGGTTATTGAAGTAAAAGGAATTCTTAACAGTATGAAAGCAGCTGCAATGCTTAAACGTACTGACGGTCGTATTGTTGATGCTGTTGTTGCTGAAGACATTGGTAAATTACCAGACAATAATATTGCCGAAGCCCTGCAACGTATTACTGGTGTATCTATTAATTCTGACTTTGGTGTGGGTGATAGTGTTTCGATTCGTGGTTTACCGCAAAACCGGGTTGAATTAAATGGTCGCTCTACTATTGGCGATTCTCGTGATGGCATTAGCCTTCAAGATTTTCCATCAAGTTTCTTAAAAACAGTAGAAGTTGTTAAGTCGCCAACTGCCGATATGATTGAAGGCGCACTGGGTGGTACGGTTAGTTTAAGAACGGTTCGCCCATTAGAATTAGATAAACTAACAGCGGCCATGTCATTAGATGCAGAATATGCAGATAAAACCGAAAACGTAGCGCCTATTTTCAGTGGATCTGTTGGTAATAATTGGGATTTTGATGAAATGGGCACGTTTGGTGCCATTGCTATGTTTTCATATCAAGATCGCGAAATTCGCCAAGACGAAACGTCTAGCCGCGTAAAACCTCAAGACATAGTAATTAACGCTCAAGAAGGAAACACACCAAGCGGTAACGCCATCGTCAGAGATGAGCACAGTATTGAGCAATATGTAGAGAAACGTGAACGTACTGCTGTAAATTTATCACTTCAGTGGGCACCACACTCGGGTAATGGCATGGTATACCTTGATTTAAGTGGTACTAAGCGCTCTGGTGAGCAAGCTGGTAACTCTATTTTAGGTGTAGCAGGTTCACTATCAACAGATGCAAACACCACACAAGACGCTAACGGCGTAAATAACTATACGTTAACTAACGAATTTGGTATTCCTAAAACATACAGTGATTTTCGTGATACTGACTCGTTTTCAAATGCACTTGGTGCAGAATGGAGTCTTACCGATAGCATCAAAATTTCTGGTGAAGTTGCTGTTGCATCCTCTGAAAGCATAAGACCAGACTCAGAATTTACATTGCGTCCAATCGAAAAATCGACGTTTGAAGCCAGTGGCGGTGTTGATTTAGTAAACCATTTATATGATGGCGCATTTTCACAAGACGGTAATCGCTTACCAAGCATTATACACTCAGATCCAACTGCATTTACTAATCCACAAAACTTAGCATTAAGAACATTCAAAAGTGAAGATAGAAAAACCAATAATGATGAAACAGCGGTTCGTTTTGATATTGAAATGTTTGAGCCGTTAAGCAGTGCAAACTGGATCTCTAAAGTAAAAGCAGGTGTTCGCGCTACTAAACGCGATTACGAATATGAACAATACAAAGTAGAAATTAAAGATATTTATAAAAACGCTATTAACGACTCAGATGGGTCATTAGCAACTTTATGGGCCGATGATTATAACGCGCTGTTCCCTGGCAGCTTTACAACTATGAGCCACGATAACTCTTTTAATCAACTGGGTCACTCTGGTCAAAACGATCTATTAACATTCCTTACTTATAATGGCTTATCTAACCCAAGTAATACGTATGCTCAATTACAACAACTATTAGCAGGCACTAATTTAGCGTCTACTGGGAGCTTACACGACAATCAAGAGTTTCAAGAAAGCGCATACAAAAATGTAGTTGAAGACACCGCTGCAATTTATATATCGGCTTATTTAGATTTTGATAGCGTTACAGCCATTGTGGGCGCTCGTTATGTAACAACAGATCTTGAGTCAAGTGTTTACCAAAACGGTGTAAAAGTGACAGGTGAAAATGATTACACAGACTTTTTACCTAGCTTAAACGTGACATATAACTATTCAGACGAAACACTATTTCGCTTTGCTGCAGCAAAAGTTATGCGCAGAGCCGACTTTAGCGAGCTAAGCCCAGCATTTGACGTAAATAACGACCGAACGGGTGCAACTCAAGGAGCTATTGATTTAGAACCATACCGCGCAACCCAATACGACTTATCTGTAGAGCATTACTTTAATGAAGGTAACGTATTGTCTTTTGCACTATTTTATAAAGATGTTAAGTCATTTTTAAGCAACGAAAGCACGTGTGTTGCCTCATCAACTACCGCTGCACTGCAAAACGTAACACAGTGGAACCAAGTATGTCAGCTTGATACTGCCGGCGTATCTCAAGATAATATGGTTTACTCTGATGCAACTAACTATCCTGTAGATGCTGATGGTTTTAATCACGTTGCGGGCCTTAGAGATGCAGGGCTTACCGGCATCGATACCGTTAAAAATATTAACGGTGAAAACGGCTCTGTTCAAGGTTTTGAAGTAGGTTACCAGCAGTTTTTTACAAGCCTTCCGGGTGCGTTTTCTGGTTTGGGTATTAATGCAAACTACACTTACGCAGACAGCGAACAGCCAAACGGCAACCCATTATTAGACATTTCTAAAAACACTTATAACTTACAAGTATTTTGGGAACACGAAGGTTTCTCTACTCGCCTTGCTTATAACTACCGTGACGGTTTCTTAAGTACTGAAAACGAAAAACGCGTAGAAAACATTAACTCTAACGGCAGCATTTCACAAGACGGTACTGTTTATGGTAATAACTACCGCGATGACAGAGGCCAATTAGACTTTTCTGCAAGTTGGGACATAAACGAAAACTTTACCCTAGTAGGTAACGCAACAAACTTAACCGGTGAACCTTCAATCTACCTATCTGAACTAGGCGGTGCTTGGAAGTACACTGAGGCGGATCGCCGTTATAGCTTAGGCATTCGCGCTAAATTTTAA
- a CDS encoding SulP family inorganic anion transporter — protein sequence MLSRLYNFMPGLNTLLHYERQWFADDLRAALSVAAVALPVAIAYAQLTGVNAAVGLYSCILPMMLYALFGTSKQLIVGPDAATCAVIAAVVTPLAAGDSFKHWQLVVTMTAMTGFWCFIASKFKLGVLADFLSKPILMGLLNGVAITIIVGQFSKVFGFTFDERYLLERLGGVPTYLSQTHIPTLLMALFTVVIYFVMKRLKPTWPASMFAITLGAILVWFFNLEQFNIKTIGTVTGGLPVFNTPVFDIGIIRELVVPALNLAIVSFVSMMLTARSFAAKNGYDIDADKEFRALGIANFASALSQGFAVSGADSRTAVNDANGGKTQLVSIIAATIIAIIAIFLTAPLEFIPSAALGVVLIIASVHLLDLKAVWQLKFKDKQAFYLALATLFAVLFIGVIPGITLAVLLGLFQFIRTVMRPTDNILGVDIKGVVRSLDATDKAKAVQGVFIYRFNSPLTYFNASYFKRRLLEQYAKQKDDTQCVIIDAVPCFTHLDLSVMAMLADLDVIFKKRGISLELAGRKRQLLSWFEIAGMVSGKNGIYVHSDLYVALQKNSVSQPTDEVALFEAHTNEAKPEPL from the coding sequence GTGCTGTCGCGTTTATATAATTTTATGCCGGGTTTAAATACTTTACTTCATTATGAACGACAATGGTTTGCTGATGATTTAAGAGCGGCATTATCGGTTGCCGCCGTGGCGCTACCCGTTGCTATTGCTTATGCACAGTTAACTGGTGTTAATGCTGCAGTTGGGCTGTATTCCTGCATACTACCCATGATGCTATATGCACTTTTTGGCACCTCAAAACAATTAATAGTTGGCCCCGATGCCGCAACCTGTGCAGTTATAGCTGCAGTAGTAACCCCGCTTGCCGCAGGCGACAGTTTTAAGCACTGGCAGCTAGTTGTAACCATGACCGCCATGACTGGTTTTTGGTGTTTTATAGCCAGTAAATTTAAATTAGGTGTATTAGCAGACTTTTTATCTAAGCCTATTTTAATGGGCTTATTAAACGGTGTAGCCATAACTATCATTGTGGGTCAGTTTTCTAAAGTATTTGGTTTTACCTTTGATGAAAGATACCTACTTGAACGCTTAGGGGGTGTGCCCACTTATTTATCACAAACCCATATTCCCACTTTATTAATGGCCTTATTTACTGTGGTTATTTACTTTGTTATGAAACGACTAAAGCCTACATGGCCCGCATCAATGTTTGCCATTACCTTGGGCGCAATATTAGTGTGGTTTTTTAATTTAGAGCAATTTAATATTAAAACCATAGGCACAGTAACCGGCGGACTGCCGGTATTTAACACCCCTGTATTTGATATTGGTATTATTCGTGAACTAGTTGTGCCGGCACTTAACTTAGCCATAGTGAGCTTTGTAAGTATGATGCTAACAGCGCGTAGTTTTGCCGCAAAAAATGGCTACGACATAGATGCAGATAAAGAGTTTAGAGCCCTAGGTATTGCCAACTTCGCCTCTGCATTGTCGCAAGGCTTTGCCGTAAGTGGCGCCGACTCTCGCACCGCAGTTAACGACGCTAATGGCGGTAAAACGCAATTAGTGTCGATTATAGCCGCCACTATTATTGCTATTATTGCTATTTTTTTAACAGCCCCGCTCGAGTTTATACCTAGTGCAGCACTCGGCGTGGTACTTATTATTGCCTCTGTGCATTTGTTAGATTTAAAAGCGGTATGGCAACTAAAGTTTAAAGATAAGCAGGCGTTTTACCTTGCCTTAGCCACCTTGTTTGCAGTGCTGTTTATTGGTGTTATTCCGGGTATTACGCTTGCTGTATTACTGGGTTTATTTCAATTTATTCGCACCGTAATGCGCCCTACCGACAACATATTAGGCGTAGACATAAAAGGCGTGGTAAGAAGCTTAGATGCCACCGATAAAGCAAAAGCCGTGCAAGGGGTATTTATTTACCGCTTTAATTCGCCATTAACTTACTTTAATGCCAGTTACTTTAAACGCAGATTACTTGAGCAATACGCAAAACAAAAAGACGATACCCAATGCGTTATTATTGATGCCGTACCTTGCTTTACCCATTTAGATTTAAGCGTTATGGCCATGCTTGCCGATTTAGACGTTATATTTAAAAAGCGTGGCATTAGCCTTGAGCTAGCAGGTAGAAAACGCCAGCTTCTATCGTGGTTTGAAATTGCCGGAATGGTATCGGGTAAAAATGGCATTTATGTTCACTCCGATCTATATGTTGCGCTACAAAAAAATAGCGTAAGCCAGCCTACCGACGAAGTCGCCTTATTTGAAGCTCATACCAATGAGGCAAAACCCGAGCCGCTATAA
- a CDS encoding VC0807 family protein: MTTSGQNNSKGKKNNPLFEVVFNIIVPSIILMKFSGPEYLGTVVGLIVALIFPVGYGIYDFIKARSLNFISLLGFLSTLLTGGIALFELNVEWLAIKEAAIPGIIGLTVLMSGFFGKPLLAKVLLNSILFKLDVIYDTLDARGNTQRFKQQITKANYILALTFAFSSTMNYVLAKWIVTSPAGTVEFNEQLGEMTLLSYPIIAIPSMLAMIGIFFYVIKVITKLTGMKFEQMVHSQ; this comes from the coding sequence ATGACAACCAGTGGTCAAAATAACAGTAAAGGTAAAAAAAACAATCCATTATTTGAGGTCGTTTTTAATATTATAGTGCCTTCAATTATTTTAATGAAGTTTTCGGGGCCTGAATATTTAGGAACCGTTGTAGGGTTAATTGTCGCGCTTATATTTCCTGTGGGTTACGGTATTTATGATTTTATTAAAGCACGCTCGTTAAATTTTATTTCATTATTAGGTTTTTTAAGTACTTTATTAACGGGTGGCATTGCGCTGTTTGAGCTTAATGTAGAATGGTTGGCAATAAAAGAAGCGGCTATACCGGGTATTATTGGCCTGACTGTTTTAATGTCGGGTTTTTTTGGTAAGCCATTATTGGCAAAGGTGCTGTTAAACTCGATTTTATTTAAGTTAGATGTAATTTACGATACGTTAGATGCGCGCGGTAATACCCAGCGTTTTAAGCAGCAAATTACCAAGGCTAATTATATTTTAGCGCTTACTTTTGCTTTTTCATCAACTATGAATTACGTGCTTGCTAAGTGGATAGTGACCAGCCCTGCGGGTACGGTAGAGTTTAACGAGCAGCTTGGTGAAATGACCTTGCTCAGTTACCCTATTATTGCTATTCCGTCTATGTTGGCAATGATTGGTATTTTCTTTTATGTGATTAAAGTAATTACTAAATTAACCGGCATGAAGTTTGAACAAATGGTTCATTCACAGTAA
- a CDS encoding LysR family transcriptional regulator — MKLESLQYFVMIAQTGSIAKAAARLSVNRSTMSMALSTLEDQLGTALFIRTGNSMQLAPAGEKIIDDSIRLINLAESIKHRCLHDDEQLPHRLVIGRDDALPEAFWREIIRSIRKRYPGISLEMHYASANALQQMVEEGFMDLACCLDQSLYANTQLPLQVLGWVALHMVIAKDHPLTQMRYVSNEDLASVPQIAYLDLSQSDIQTNVSERYDIALSSFELIRDAIRDKLGWGYVPEPLLKGFQPQEVARIAHGYNVSWHGYVAISQQVVENEQPIIREIRRLISDQMVALPGIDMSLPA, encoded by the coding sequence ATGAAATTAGAGTCGTTACAGTACTTTGTGATGATTGCACAAACCGGCTCTATTGCTAAGGCGGCAGCGCGTTTGTCGGTTAATCGTAGCACTATGAGTATGGCGCTATCGACGCTAGAGGATCAGTTGGGTACTGCGCTATTTATTCGCACTGGTAATAGTATGCAATTAGCCCCCGCGGGTGAAAAAATAATTGACGATAGCATTCGCTTAATTAACCTTGCTGAGAGTATTAAGCACCGCTGCCTGCACGATGACGAGCAACTGCCACACCGCTTAGTTATTGGCCGTGATGATGCTTTACCCGAAGCCTTTTGGCGCGAAATTATTCGCAGTATTCGCAAGCGCTACCCAGGTATATCGTTAGAAATGCACTATGCGAGTGCAAATGCGTTGCAGCAAATGGTTGAAGAGGGCTTTATGGACTTAGCTTGTTGCTTAGATCAGAGCTTGTATGCAAATACTCAGCTACCTTTACAAGTTTTGGGCTGGGTGGCATTGCATATGGTTATTGCCAAAGATCATCCGTTAACGCAAATGCGCTATGTAAGTAATGAAGACTTAGCCAGTGTGCCGCAAATTGCTTATTTAGATTTAAGCCAAAGTGACATTCAAACTAATGTATCTGAGCGTTACGATATTGCGTTAAGTAGCTTTGAGTTAATTAGGGATGCAATACGCGACAAGCTAGGTTGGGGTTATGTGCCAGAGCCATTATTAAAAGGGTTTCAACCACAAGAGGTGGCGCGCATTGCTCATGGCTATAATGTTTCGTGGCATGGGTATGTGGCTATATCGCAGCAAGTAGTTGAAAACGAGCAGCCAATAATTCGTGAGATTCGCCGCCTTATTAGCGATCAGATGGTGGCTTTACCTGGCATCGATATGAGTTTGCCTGCGTAA